The Neurospora crassa OR74A linkage group I, whole genome shotgun sequence genome segment TCTGAAGACTTTCGATAGAGCGCATGTTGCTCAACAGGCGTCTCAAGTCTGCATTTTTGGCACGAAGTGTTGCAACTTCATTCCCATCATTGGTGGTAGAAACGCTCTTGTTGGCTTCTGATGCTATGACATCAACTTGAACTAGGAGGTCAGAGACCTGGGACCTAAGCCCCGCCAGTTCTTGTTGCAATTGGCTTCTGACTTTGGTCATTTCGTTGCTCGCTTGTCTGGGAAGCTCGTTCTTCGATAAGGCATTGTTGAAATTCCCGCCCGGGGAGAAGTGCCACTTTCCCCTAGTGTCTCGGCTGAGCTAACTGTGCTGACACTACTAGATGGCTCTGTGTTGTCGAGGACGCGATCGATGTAGATGCTACTTTTCTTGCCTGCGTCGTCGAATGGCACAATTGAGCCTTGGTAGAATAGGACATGATATCTACAAGGTTATGTTAGGCATTGTCTTCGATGTCCCACGCCAATGATCATGTTTGACTTGCCTCTCTAGCACATGATTCCCGGGTGTTTCGACGCATTTCAGCCCAAGAAACGCGGAACAACTGACACAGGCTATGATTTGCAGTCGACTACAGCACATTCGAATAAGTAACAACATCAGACATGGAGTGTATGATTGATACAGACTTACCAGTTTTCCATCAAGGTACCCGGCTCTCCGTAAACTGCGCTTCTCTTGTGGCATACGTCCAGACTGTTCTTTGATTCGATGATAGGAACCACATACATGCCGATTTCATACCACAGGTTGATGAACTTGCCTATAGTGCCCCGGCACTGTTTGCAACGGCAGAGCACCAGCTCCGCCATGCTGAACTATGGATATCGAGGGCAAGGTTAAGCGGCCTGCTGCGAAAGAACTCAGGTGTTCAGGAATGAGAAAGGAAAGATATGGTGATGCCCCGCGTATCGGGAGATCAGAACCGTGGAGCGTGGGCGTCGGAATCAGATCACGCACATTGTTGCTTGAGCTGAAATCGAATTGGAGATGTGCTGGGGATGACTCGGGCAACTCAACTGTGTACACTGAAGGAAATTTTCACATCATGGGAAACGTGGACGCTCATTTTGGTTCTCAACAATGGACAACAAAGGAAGGAGCTATCGTATAAGTCGTTTGATACTGTACTATGTAGAGATGGTCTTGGCAATACAGGGGACCGAAAGCTGTAGGCGCCACCTTCTTGGACGATAAGATGTGGCTTGACTACCTACCACTAGGTATGCCCGATAATGACAGTGAAATCCGCCACACTGGATGCCACAGTGGGGCTCTGCCTGCCTGCAAACACTGCGCCGTGAGTCGCTCCACCCAACCTTGGCGTGCCTGGGGTTTGACAGGCACGAACAAGGGtgtctttctttttggttTGGTCCGACTTCAGTGACTTCGTGCCAACTTCAGACGTCCACTTCCATCAATGTTCAGTTGTTTTCCCCAGTTTAAAACCTGAACACTTTCGTTTCACTTTCACTCCCtaattccttctcttttgcaATTTCTTCTGAGCCTGCACTTCCGTGCAATTTTCAGGTCACACTCCCCTCAGAGGAAGCGCAGTCATCATGAGcagaaaaaagaacaagagTAAAGGTCAGCGCGGCGTTGCGGCTGCCTTGGCCACCTTTCAGGGCGACTCTATGGCCATTGATTCCGAAGTCACCAGCCTTCAGAATTCGACTGCTCCGACGGACGGTGAATTGACGTCAACCACAATTTCGGCTGGTCTTAAACGGCCATGTCCCGAAGATGACCATGaagacggcggcggctggcAGACAATCGAAAATGGCCGGCCGGTAAAGAAACTCAAGAAGATTCCTGGCCAGGAATCCAAGCGCTATCCCGGCATTCACTTTTCGACCCAGGCCAGGCTTTTTTCCAAGATCAACGTCTCTTCTTTACGCGACCTGATCCTGTACATCTTTGCCGATGGCCCTGCGCCGCAATGGGTGTCTGTCAAGCATCGCCCCGAGTTCAGAAAGATCGTGGCCATCATGGTACCGGGTCTTGACGAGGCCATGTTCAAGAACGGTCTTGACTTCTCCGCCTACACCGGTCCCACTCTTGATCAAGCGATCTCCGGTGGCGGCGCCCCTGATCCTGATGAGTACTATCCACGcgagctcaagaaggagcTGTTGCCCGAAGTCCTGCAGCCCTTCGCCGACATGTTCCCGCATTTGTGGCCTGTAAAAGCTCCAGGTGACGACAAGTATGGCAAGTTGCACTCGCCAATGCCTGCAATGCTTACCGCGCCCCTGCCCAAGAGCAAGGGAACGGGAATCCAGCCCGTATCTGAGCCCCACGGCTGGAAAAATCAGCGAACACGCATTACCGAGTTTTTGGCCACCAACGAGGAGCTGATGGAGCATGGCTTCCCCGTTCATCCAGCTATGCTGAACCCAGGGGAGAAAAAAGACAAGTTCAAGGACCCCGAAGGCTGGGTACACACGAGGGTCGAGAATCTTGAGGATGGAAAGGTCCCCGAAGGCGAAGTGCAACAGGGCAGTGTCACCGCAGGCCGGGAAGTCTATGCCCTCGATTGCGAGATGTGTATGACGGGGGAAGCCGAGTATTCACTTACCAGAATCAGCTTGGTCTCTTGGGACGGCAGTGTTGTTCTTGACGAGCTTGTCAAGCCGGACAAGCCTATCATTGACTATGTGACCCGGTTTTCAGGTATCACCAAAGAGATGATCGATCCTATCAACACGACATTGAAAGATATCCAGGCACGCTTGCTCGACATTCTTGGTCCTCGCTCGATTCTCCTCGGACACTCGCTTGACTCTGATCTTAAGGCCCTCAAGCTCGCTCACCCCTTCATTGTCGACACCTCGCTTCTCTTCCCGCACCCTCGCGGACTTCCCCTCAAACAATCGTTGAAGTACCTCGCACAAAAGTTCCTCAACCGCGAAGTTCAAAAGGGTGGTGGAACCAACGCCGGACACGACAGTATCGAAGACGCCAAAACGTGTCTCGACCTTGTCAAGAGGAAGTGCGAGAAGGGCAAGGCATGGGGTGCCGGAGAGAGCCAGGGCGAGAACCTCTTCAAGCGCCTCGCTCGCGCTGGTACGGCATATCGCTCGACCGCTGGGCCGGAGGCCACGGGCGGTGCTCCTGTCGGCAAGAGCAGCGCAGCTGTTGACTGGGGTGACGTAAGCAGAAGCGCCGGTAACGCCGCCACCGTCACAATTTCCTGCAAATCCGACGCCGAGGTTGAAGCCGGCATCCTCCGCGCGGTCAAGGGTGATCCCGACGGCCTCGAAGTTCCCGGCGGCGGTGTCGACTTTGTGTGGGCACGCATGCGTGAGCTCGAGGCCCTCCGAGGATGGTGGAACCGCAACAAGCTCGTCCCCGA includes the following:
- a CDS encoding exonuclease translates to MSRKKNKSKGQRGVAAALATFQGDSMAIDSEVTSLQNSTAPTDGELTSTTISAGLKRPCPEDDHEDGGGWQTIENGRPVKKLKKIPGQESKRYPGIHFSTQARLFSKINVSSLRDLILYIFADGPAPQWVSVKHRPEFRKIVAIMVPGLDEAMFKNGLDFSAYTGPTLDQAISGGGAPDPDEYYPRELKKELLPEVLQPFADMFPHLWPVKAPGDDKYGKLHSPMPAMLTAPLPKSKGTGIQPVSEPHGWKNQRTRITEFLATNEELMEHGFPVHPAMLNPGEKKDKFKDPEGWVHTRVENLEDGKVPEGEVQQGSVTAGREVYALDCEMCMTGEAEYSLTRISLVSWDGSVVLDELVKPDKPIIDYVTRFSGITKEMIDPINTTLKDIQARLLDILGPRSILLGHSLDSDLKALKLAHPFIVDTSLLFPHPRGLPLKQSLKYLAQKFLNREVQKGGGTNAGHDSIEDAKTCLDLVKRKCEKGKAWGAGESQGENLFKRLARAGTAYRSTAGPEATGGAPVGKSSAAVDWGDVSRSAGNAATVTISCKSDAEVEAGILRAVKGDPDGLEVPGGGVDFVWARMRELEALRGWWNRNKLVPEDAGGPPALTDGDKKEEEEEQEDAASPLETCLKTLGERLKRIYDNLPPCTAFIVYTGTGDPREMSRLQAMQAQFKKEYNTPGSKWDQLSVQWTDREDQALRRALKVARSGIGFIGVK